In a single window of the Ciconia boyciana chromosome 7, ASM3463844v1, whole genome shotgun sequence genome:
- the GPR148 gene encoding probable G-protein coupled receptor 148, which yields MDFSGCALIKRANATAYRHRETEFNSSSNLDDTSLYYLLEEWALNPSGTNMKMFLIPPVVCLMAGVLIIPTILFVIFSRFSIRQKTRYMLLGNALLSDLIYLLFYTLSAALNAAHVHLPKEACVLLLFLLAVAYCGGLFTAAAIVLDTCIAILFPLRYIAILPPSRTKKIIVLLWMCSVAFPGIFFLVLLSTHSFVPCVLEMCSVPVILTLTLNGTDAVKLCFWLSTTVIFLCLSLIFCCYAILYFKTKQLGIWENICSRASVTFLMHNTVLFFYFFPLLALFVESFLCINVVIRLQTGIWVSLTVCNVLMVLPKVLFPFLYGLRYREISASLKSIVRRKHLHLVSPAPSPS from the coding sequence ATGGACTTCTCTGGCTGTGCTTTAATAAAGAGAGCGAATGCAACTGCATACCGCCACAGGGAGACAGAGTTCAACAGTTCTTCAAATTTGGATGACACTTCTTTGTACTACTTGCTGGAGGAATGGGCTCTCAACCCATCAGGCACAAACATGAAGATGTTTTTAATCCCTCCAGTTGTCTGCCTCATGGCAGGTGTCCTCATCATTCCTACCATCTTGTTTGTGATCTTCTCTAGGTTTAGCATCCGTCAGAAAACAAGGTACATGCTGCTGGGAAATGCTCTGCTTTCTGATCTGATATACCTTTTGTTCTACACCCTGTCAGCTGCTCTCAATGCAGCACATGTACATCTCCCAAAGGAAGCTTGTGTCCTCCTATTATTTTTGCTGGCAGTGGCTTACTGTGGAGGATTGTTCACAGCTGCTGCAATAGTCCTGGACACATGCATAgctattttgtttcctttgcgCTACATTGCTATTTTGCCTCCTTCACGaactaaaaaaattattgtattacTATGGATGTGTTCTGTGGCTTTCCCTGGGATTTTCTTCTTGGTGCTCTTGAGCACTCACAGCTTTGTGCCCTGTGTCCTGGAAATGTGCTCGGTTCCAGTAATACTAACATTAACTCTGAATGGGACTGATGCTGTGAAACTCTGTTTCTGGCTTTCTACCACGGTTATCTTTCTCTGCCTGTCTCTAATATTTTGTTGCTACgctattctgtattttaaaaccaaacaattgGGTATATGGGAGAACATCTGCTCCAGAGCCAGTGTAACATTCTTAATGCACAacactgtgttatttttttacttctttccacTCCTGGCCCTTTTTGTAGAATCGTTCTTGTGCATTAACGTTGTCATCAGACTGCAGACAGGAATCtgggtctccctgacagtctGCAATGTCCTGATGGTTCTGCCTAAagttttgttcccttttctgtATGGTCTTCGATACAGAGAGATCTCAGCATCTCTCAAATCCATTGTCAGGAGGAAGCATCTTCACCTGGTGTCACCTGCTCCATCACCATCCTGA